The window ggaagggaggagaaatcATTCAGGAGATGAGATCCTGTGTATGTGTGATGGGGAAAAAGGGGTAGGAGCACTTTACCAGCATGCTCCATAGTTTTGCTGTATCTGATTTTCTTAGGTACCTTCTTAAAAGCAGAACATAAAAAGGTAAGATTTGTGTGCATAGTTCAGTGCCATTTTTGGGGAATAAAAAAAGAGTGCTACCTGTCTGTAAGATGTATTACCATTAAATCTGCGAGAGGTGATATTTTCCTCTGAGACAAAAGCTATGACTTCAGTTCTGCTGCTAGAGGAGATATCAGTACCAGTCCAGTCCAGAGAGACCTGGAGGGTCCCTACTGCTCACTGCCATATGGATCAAGATACTGGAGCTGCAGATAAACACTCTGGGTTTCCTAAGTCCTGGCAGGATTTCAGTGTGCTTAATCAGGCTGTGTTCACAGATTTGAGAGGGTGAAGAGCAGGCTCTTCTCTGAGGTCCTTTATAGTCCCCCCATTTGCATATCTAACTTCCCTATTCCCCACTAAGAGAAACCCCTGTGTGCCAGATGAAGAAATGAACGTGCATAGGACTGGATGGACCGAACAGGAATGACACACAGACTGACATAAAATAGAAGTGATCTTCCCTCCACAGTCTTAACCGTAAAGGTGTCAGAAAAGACTGCCCCCCACTCAAATCCCCACACCTACTCACCGGGTGTGCCTTGTACATTGTGTGTGTCATGGGAAACTCTTCAAATGTCTTTATCCTGGATGGACACCTGATCTGATTTCCTCCCGTCAAACAACCAGGGAACGAGACACAGTTGTAGTATCTGCCAACAGAAGCACATAGGACTCAGTAAAGGCAAGAGTCAATGTCCTGAATGAACAGAACCTGAACTCAACCTCCTCACTGGGCAACCAAAGTATGCAGGGAGGAGGATGACCCAAGTGGTGGATGTGGGGAGGGTAATGAGGTCACCTTAGACCTCTTAACCCCATACTACTTCTGCAGTGAAGACTAGACTGACTGAATCAGGCCCCAATAACCTCTCCACATGCGATAAGGAGAAAATGTCATATAGATCCCAGGCATCACATCTTCATAGTTCATCAGAGAGGAGAGGCCTGGGACTAATTGTTTGGGTCAGTTAGGAACAGATAGGGTGAAGTTCCTTACATGATACGCTGGCAGCATtgctggaggagaagaaggaatgTGATAGGCTTACAAACCAGCACTTCCTCATGagcaaaataaagtaattttgctTCTATAAACAAGAAGCTATGGCCTAAATTCTTGGATCACACCTTACCACCTGGGATTTTCCAAACATCTGGGTTCTCCCCATATCCCCCTGGCTCCCTTACAGGCCAGGCTGCTTGCTGCCTGCTGGGCTCTCTCTGCCCTTTTTGCAGGGGATTCACCTTGCTGCTAGGCTGTGGCAGCGTATCCTCATGTCAAAGTCCTCTTCATCTGAGTTTTGCTGGGCAGAGGAAGGCACCTGGGAGAAACCATCATCTTCTGAGCTGTGAGAGTCGTTCAGCGGGATGTAATCTTTCCCTTCCTGGTAGGAAGAACAGTAAACGGCCTTACTAGAAGGGGAAGACTTTCCCACAAGAAAAGGCTCCACAGGCAGAAGCTGTaagagctgggaaggaaaatttctggtttataaattttatttctctagGACAAAATATCTGCCTGAAGATTTTTATGACCTTTGTGTTAAGTAGCTGTGAGTGATGCATGGaggtgtgtgtgagcaggagaACAACTGCCATAATAATCCCATAATTCTCCAGTTTACATGGGCAGAGTACTGTGCTCCAGGGCAATGTCATTTGTGGCTTAGTCATGTCTGTGCTGGGAACCAGTGCTGAAAGGTTAAAGTCAGGAACATCAGGATGAGACAAGCATTTAGCTATCATTTTCTGAAAGAGAACATCAAGAAAAACTTAAAATCAGAGCTGCACGCTCATCACAGTTAAATGTCCTGGTGAGTTACCACATGGAAGTGATTAGTAATGCATTCAAAGAAATCTGTATTACTGACTGCTGTAATGTACCAGTTGTTTGCTTCACATGGCCCTGACATTTCCATCTGAGGACAGAGTTTCAGAAACCCTGGTCAAGTCCTGGTTTTCATTATGCAGGCGTGTGGGAGGGCCTTGACTCAGCTGAAGAATTTCAAATAATCATCTGGGGATTAGGATGGAAGTTACTAGAATGACGACTGAGAGGACTTCTGCCCTGCAAGGAGCAGAGTTTTATGAGGATGCAGCTAAAAGGCTGTTGCATAAATGACTTCTCTAACAGCTCTGGGAAATAGACCTCTGACCCTGGAATCTCTGTGTTATTGTTGGCCTACACAAATGTGTTGCATTGACCATGGAGTCAGCTGAGGGCACAGTGAGGGAGCTGGTGATGACAGAAGAAAGAGCtgtctggagcagagcagggacacagagaggtTTTCACCTGCTGGACATTTTCCTGAAGAAGGTTCCCCAGTATCTCCACAAGGTCGGAGAAAGTCGGTCTCTCCTTGGGATCACCgtgccagcagctcagcattATACGGTAGCTGCCAAGAAGAGATGCTGGTTTTGCACCACAGaaatcccctcctgccccactccACAGCTCCCACCCACATGGTGtccactggcactgccagttcCTGCACTGTGAGGGAAAGCTTGGCCCCCCAGCACACTGGCCAGGTGGAATTACTGGCAGGGTGTTGGTTTGTTATGCACTTATAACAGGGAACAAGGAGCTAATTCAGACCCCTCTGATGCCCTTCAGAGCAGGAAAGCACAGTGCACACTGACAGacccatcccagcacaggcaTGCAAGGACACTAGAGAGCCCTGATCAGAACCCACCTGCCTTGCTCTCCAGGTAATGGCCTAGAGGGAAGGATGTGCTGGCTCATCCTATATCCTGGCTAAAGGTCAGGCATCCCAGAGAGGGGCCTgttctctctgtgctgggatGTGATAGGTTTCTGCCCTCCCACAGAGGCCCCTGCTCTGACCAATGCTGGAATCCTTGAGGTTTCTGACTCACATTTCTGCTGTGGCATACTCTGGGGCTCTCATCCTGGTACCATCTTTGAGCCTCTGGCAGAACTCCTCATTGATCTGGACTCCAGGATATGGAGATGCCCCTAAAAAAGGTTCAAAGAAAGGTGGGAACATGAAATGTGCCATCAGAAACCAGTCCTTTTGAGACTGCCCTTCATCCCAGAACACTGAGAGGTGTGGTCACTACTCATACACAGCCCAATCCTTGGTGCTGCCTGAGTCAGGCTTCTCTGCCTCAGTGAGCTGGAGGCCACCTCTGCATCCTTGTGTCCCCATCACTCTGTTCATGGGTGGACATAGCTCTACATTTTTTTTGCCTACATTGTGTCACTTCCCATGAGTCCTTAGATGTGCTTCAGAATGTCTGTCATGCACAGACTCACCCACAAACTGCTACGTGGGTAGAGGTgtctccctgagcagcacaagACCCTCATTAGGACTCACCTAGTGAGAAGATTTCCCAGAGGAGGACCCCAAAAGACCAGACATCGCTCTGGGTAGTGTAGACCTTGTCAAAGATGCTTTCTGGAGCCATCCACTTCAGTGGGAGACgggcctgcaggagggagaggcaAGGCACAAATGTTCAGTTGGGAACATGTCCCAGGACAGCCCTTCTGGTAGCAAAGGGATGAAATGGATGAAAGGAAATCAGAACCAAtagccctgctcctctctccatggagGAATTGGTTGGtcagagagagggacagagacactgAAAAGGAGTTGAAAGAGTATAAGGAAGAGTAAGTTAATGACAGGCTGAGGGGTAGAAGGAAGGAGACAGAGATCTGCTGATGAAGGAGGACAGGACTTGTGTCATTGGTCCAATGGCTTCTGGTCCCAGCTATGCAAGTAATTCCATTCCTGCTTTTTCATCTCTTCATCAAGGGTCCCTAAACTGTAAAGGGTTTGAGAAAATGGCACTCACACTGCCTTTCCTGACATAGTCAGGGTCCTTGTAGATGTCTCTGGCCAGGCCGAAGTCACAGATCTTTACCACGTTGTTTTCTGACAGCAGGATATTGCGAGCTGCCAGGTCTCTGTGGATGCACTGAGGGAACACAAAGAGGAAGGGACAaaatgagaaagagagaaaCCACAATCAGAAAGTGCCCAGCACCTCCCTTCCTCATAAACCTGAGCTGTAATGGGAGAATTGTGGAAATGGAAAGAAGCTAAAGATAAAATTTCAAAAAGGGCTGGTTAAGAAGAGGTTGAAATGCAACTTTGTGCACACACATCTGTCTCAGATTTCTTGAGGAGTGTGAGGCAGATCACTGAATCTCTCTGTGTGTCATCTAAAAGGTGGCTGTGGTAAGGTCTCTCTCATCAGGCATGCACAAGAGATCAAGTGAGCAAAGGAAAGGCTGAACTGAACTCACCTTTCGGGACGCCAGGAATTCCATGCCACGTGCTACCTGGAAGCTGTAGCAGATGAGGTCTTCCATTGTCAAGGGACTTTGCCACAAGTCATCCACTGTTCAGAAGTAATAGAAAATGATTAGACAATTGGCAATCTGTTGTCCTCCTTGCCTCTCTCTGGGACTGCAGGATACAGACAGATTCTCAGTGAAACACAGTTCTCAGTCCTAACTGGAGTAATCAGCTCAActccaagattttctgcttatGTGGCAGAAGGCACAAAGCAGGAACCTGCTCAAATGTGAGGAGAAAGAGTCCAGCTTCCAGCACATGTCAGTGAGACAGAGTTGTGGGGAACAGGACTGGAAGGGGCTTTGAAGGTCAGCTCAGTATTTCTGTCCTAGGGAGGACTCAACAAGATCCCCCTCAGTTCTCCTTTCTTCAGGCTAAAATACCCAAAGGGATTTAATTCTCCCTTCTGGGTTTGACACCAGAAGACACAGCAGATGACACAATAGCCCTGTTTGGGGAATTTCCATCCAACAGTGATCAGTTCCAAGGCTGGGGCCCCACTCCCCACTGATATTCCCTGCCCATTCCCCAAGCTGGCCAAGTCTGGCATGGTTTTGGTGGTCCAGGTGGGGAGCTGGTGCCAAGGCTGCAGTGTTACCTTCCTGGATGGGCAGCGCTGGGCGGCTCTTGTGCAGCAGGAAGCGGTGGAAGATGGCACTGTCGCTGGTCCCCGAGCGGCTCCTCCTGTCTGCTCTCACTGCCTCTACGATGGACTGCACCTGAATACGCAGCCTGGGAGACTTCTCCTGCCAGGGGACAAACCAAAACCCTCAGCAGGCAATGCACACTGTAACCCCTGCATCCATGAGCTGCACAGTCTCTTCCTGTTCTTATACTGTAATTCTGGCCTGGAAGCATCTACCATTGCAGAAAGAAGGACAGAGCCTTTCTTTGTCACCTTGTCAGATCATCTATTAGGCTGCATGCCTTCCTTCCCTAGACATGGGACAGGTCCCTAGGGGCAAAGGAAGCTACTCACCCTGTAAGGACTGAATCCTTCCCTCTTGGTCCGCAGGTAGTTGGAGAGGTTTCCATACTTGCAGAACTCAACAATTACCATGAGTGGACCTGGTGAGAAGAGACCAAAGGTTAAGGCTAGAAGTAAGGGCTTGAGTTGGTCAGAATTTGCCACAACTTGTGTTATGTGCAGCCCTACTGAGCTGTGACAACTGCTCTAagtgcacacaaacacaccaaTATCTTCCCCCAGGTCCCTGTGATTTCACACGTGGACAGCAAAACCACTCAAGGGACAAGCTCTGATTtttgggagcagcacagcctgctgccctgggatATTTACCATTGGGTTTGGTACAGGCACCCAGCAAATTCACCACGTTGAGGTGATTCCCGATGTGAATGAGGATCTTCAGCTCTGACATCAGAGCCTTGTGCTCGCTGGCAGTAGCTCCCTCTGGAAACACACAGACCATGTCATGACACCTCCTCAGACTTTTCACTCCCCCTCACCACTCTCCTCTAGCAGCATGTTAATATGAGTCTTGCTGAGGGGGCTGTGACCTCAAAGCCTCGGAACATTTTGTTATTGCATGTTCCCACGTGAAATGTTGAGCCTTGTCTGCAGATCCCAGGATCCCTGCTGTAACATGTGGGGTGCTCTCTGTAAATGCAGGGACCCAGAACAAAGAACAACATAATCTGTGTCCaacaaattttttctttatgataGTTGTGCAGTGAAAAACATCACTTGAGACTTTCATTGGTATGCACCCGTTTGAATCTCTGCCCTTTTGGCCTCCAAACAGAGATAACGAGCCATGAAacaatttgaaagaaaattaggaACAAAAGATATCTGATTCTTTTTATCACAATTGAAGATAGGAGCTGTCTCAACTCAAACCCAGATATCTTTTGATGATTTCTCTTCAGTAGCAAACACAGTGTCATGCTCCTGCCATATCTCTGTACTGCATCTTCTCTCAAGTGTCCATCAGTTCTTGACCTCTGTTTTACACAGGGTGTGTTCTCTGGTTTTGTGTGCCTTTTTCATACTTCTTACCCTCCCCATGCGCATTTTGTCTTACTTGAGAGTTTGTAAATTTAGCCTGGAAGACTATCCTGGAAGAAGTATCCTCTtgagctgcagctgatgggCCAGGTGAGAGCCTTGCCTCAAAAAATTGTAAAGCAGCCTTGCTCCCCAGGCTCCCCACTGCTGTGCAGATGATCTGTACACTTACAACAGCAAATACTGCTCAGATGAGCCATTACATGATTTCCATGTACAGGCTACTTCTGGCCAGAGACTTCCTCAGTATTTTGTTTGGTGCCAGATTACAGAATAATGTTTTGGATGCCTGTTTGAAAGCATGGCTATAAAAGTTTAAAATCTCACTCTAGATAGACCAGGCTTTGGGTGCAAAGCCAATTTAGCCCTCAGAACTGGATAAGAGCTGCAACCTACTTCCTTACCCAGCCCTGGATCTGACCcataaacacaaaatacagGCAAATTTGGAAGAAGGCAATTGGGAGCAACACTTCTTTCAGTGGCATGCCAAAGAGGGACTCTGGATTCTTGTTAGGCCTTTGAGACAGATTTTATTCTTTGCCTCTGCAGACAGCTAAATTTCCTTGAAAGCTGAGTTCCAGAAGTCCTTGCTGTCAGTTCTGCCACTTCAGCCCCTCAGTGCAGCTGAATGGAGCCAAAGAGGATCAACTGTGTTGAGGCCAAGAAGCCATTAAATTAACTCCAGGCATTTACAGGGTGAATGTTCCATGGCAGGTGCCTCATTAATTGCTGTCTACACACATTGCCTGTTTTGCTTCACTGTTCCCATACCTTTCAGCATTTTGACTGCTACAGTCTCACAGCTGTTACTTTTATTGATCCCAAATGCAGATGCTTCCACCACCTTCCCAAAGGCACCATGACCCAGGACTTTACCTATGGACAAGGAGAATAAATGTGAAGAAAGGCAGATGCAGAAAAGGGAGAATagaatgaaggaaaacaaaaatcccaacagGAAATcatgggaagaagaaagaaaaaacatcataaaggaaaaggaaggagtgGAACATGTGCCCTTTCAGGTGGCTGCTTGCTGTGTTGGTGAGAATAAGAGAAAGGACGATGGGAGGAACTGAGACAGAGCTGGCATGGAcaaagcagaggaaggaaatggcCATGCAGAAGTGAGGGGCTGTTTGTTGTCCTCAAGCAACAAGTTGTTGTGTGTGGGAAAGGTAAATGacccctggcagcacagcagccaggactaatgtcactgctctgtgcctcaAAGGTAGCCTGCTGCTCTTTAAAGGGAAGAGGCTGCAGGTAGGTGTCCCAACATGAGGAAAATAATGGATGCAATCCTGGTCCTGAACTTGGGGTACCTGCTGTAAACTGGGCTGTTCTGTCCAGACTCTCACTTGGAAAATATGGGGATGTGTCTTAAACTATGCCCGGGGGTCTCCTGTTTTCACCAATATCTGTGTGGGATAACAGTTGGTTCAGACCTGTCTACAGTCAGTCCTAAAGAGAtttcccaggcacagctgggctttagggacagcctggggaaaaggatGGGAAGCCTGAGGCAGAGAGAAGGCATGAAATGCACAGAGGTGTGTTAAGAAGGGCGAGTTTGTAGGGCTGGTGGGAAGCCCTGGCTGCAGCGtgcagggggagggagggtCTGGCTCACCCAGGCGCAGGCGGTCTCGGGGGAATTCCCACTTGCTGGAATCATAGGGCAGGTACTCGCACTGCTCCTCCAAGGGCACCTCGCCAGGGTCCATGATGATGGAGAGGTAGCCTGTCTTGATGTCTGCgtgggctggctgcaggaaaCCAGCCAACACCAAGGGTGAGGAGGTGCCCTCCTTGCCCTGGGTGCTGACTCCCAGATGGGATTTGGATTCCTTGCCTGCCTTGACCTCTTACCCCCTCAAGCAAAGGCCATCCCCCATCACCTCCTTTACCTCAGCCCTTACTCACCCTGTCCTTGGCAGTGAGAGCACTGGAAGCATCACTCAATCACCTCCTTTTACCAGGTGCTCTCATGCAGCCCCACATCACAGCACTGGTGTTGCCCCAAGCCCTGATATGCcaccctccctgcctggggcagtgACAGTCACGTACCCTTTTGATGTTGCAGAAGATGAGGATAAGTAAGAtccagaagaaaacagcaataaCTCCAGTGCCAATCAGGATGACAATCTCTACATTGGTCCTGTCATCAGAGCCTGTGGGATGGAAAGGCAATCACAGCTTCAGAGGTTCCCATTCTATGCTCCAACTCAGCCATTCCTTATGGCCTGCAGCAGGATGTGGGGTGACTGGAGACATGTTTGCCTGAGCTAAACATGCTCTGCACTATGCTCTCCTATGAGAGCATCATGCCACCAGCAAGGGCAGGGGGCTTTCACTGCCTCCCACTGTCACAGGGAAGAGGCATGGGAGCTTGGCCATAATTCCTGTTCCACCCCTTCACATCCCCAggggtgctgtggctgctggtaCCTTCCACGGAGACACTGGCTGAGGAGTTCACACAGCCCTTAGCATTGCAGACGCTGCACAGGTAGAGCCCAGCATCCTCCTCCCTCACCCTCTGGATGCTCAGCCTCTGGTTGAAGTCTGCCAGGTCGATCCCTGTAAGGCACAGAGGGTTGTCATGGTCACTGACAGAGAGGGAAGATTAGTGCACTGGTCTCAGGCTCAAGTCCATGAGCATTTTTTGGCTGATTCATTTTAGATGGCAGAATGACATCACACCAGCTGGTAGAGACTCTTCTCTTGATGGCCCCAGAAAAAACCTGGAGGGCCTCTCCCCAGGCAGTGTATGGGGGTTACAAATCCCCCACTGAACATGCTGAATATagggacagtgcccaggcagtcCAGTTGGTGTCTCAAGTTCTGCTTCACCCTCAGAACCTGTTCCTTTCCCTCTGCAATGTGCCTGGATCCTTCGCATGTCCTTTCCATGAAATCTGGGTCGGTGCCTGCACAATCAGAGACACCAGGCACTGGGCTGAGAGTAAGAACATGAATGATTTCTCTCcccctgctctccagctgaATGTGCACAAGCACAGACAGTGTTGAGCTGGGCCCTAGGGCATAGACTTGGCCAGTGAGAATGCATCAAATTAGGACAGAATGTGATTAAAACCAGGCTCTGGCTGATTCAGAGTACGGCTGCCTTTATCTGGGGACAGCAAGTCCCAGAACCCAGCAGTGttcagctctccagctgctgtaCAAACTGCCCTGCCTGTGATCCACCCCCAGCCCACTGTACCTGACACTTCTTGCACCAGTTTCTCGTCTTTGTACCAGCTGATTTCAGGAACGTGGTTGCCGTCCACTTTACAGCGCATCTCAATGGAGTCGCTGACGTTCACCCAAATGTCTGTCAGGTTCTGCTTGAGGCGGGGGatctccagggctggaggagcagcacaaagaggaggaggggaaaacgGGAAACTGATTGATCAAGAGAATATCTGTGTTCCTGGGGGCCTTTGGGTCTCTGACCCCTGCTGAAGGTGTCTTGAGAACCCATGTGCCCTGCCTTTGCCACCTTGAGTTTAGCTTGCTTGTGTGGCTTCCCCTGGGGATGGCCTGGGAAGCTGATGGCAGCAAGAGCACCAGCTCTCCTGTGTCACTCCCGCCAGCCCTGTGGACCCTCACCCTGCACAGAGATGTATTTCTTGTGGCAGTGTTTCTCCCGGGTCTTCCTGTTCTGCACCTCACACACATAATCCCCCTCCTCATCCAGGGAGATGTTGGGGATGGTGAGCAGCAAGGTCGCATCGTTGGAGTCGGGCTGGAAGCGCAGCTCCCCCTGCATCTTGGTGGCATAGTGGTGGACGTTCTTACAGTCCAGCACCAGGGGGTTGCCCTCTTCATCGTGGAGCTTGGAGAGGTTCAGCCGATACCACTGCAGGTTCTCATAGGTGTAGTTGTCTGCATTGCAGCTCAGCTGTAGGTCCTGCCCCTCTATGGGCTCTTCTGAGGGCTGGGACTCAATCTCGAACCCGTCTGGAATGGCtttcaggaaggaaatgaaCATGTGAATGAGTTTTCATGGCTGAGCTGCCAGACACAATGAAATTGTCTCCTTGGGCTCAGCTCTCAGAGATCCGCCTGTCCTCAGAGTAAAGGAAACCACTGTAGACCAGAACGGTGACGTGCAAACTGCTGGCAATCACAGCTTAAGCCCAGCGAGTGCCAGGGGATATGCTTAAGTCCCAGGGTGAAATTAAGATGGGGTCACAAATGAAACAAGCCATGGAGGTTTGAATTAGGCTGTtactgctcccagctcagctgcagcattcTGGTTTGCACAAATGCCCCCCTTCACATGTGCAGGCAGTGACACAGCAGCCTGGACA of the Ammospiza nelsoni isolate bAmmNel1 chromosome 16, bAmmNel1.pri, whole genome shotgun sequence genome contains:
- the FLT4 gene encoding vascular endothelial growth factor receptor 3 isoform X1, whose product is MRRVCTLPLWLWLGIVSEADLVSSYSMTPPTLSITEEEHVINAKDTLTITCRGQHPLEWSWPGGKVDPAGKEETELVASAAPSSGRAIQEEECEGTGTKPYCKVLLLPEAQANHTGYYRCYYKYIEAKIEGTTAVSTYVFVRDFEQPFINKPETLLISNKENTWVPCLVSIPDLNITLTSQNFFIHPDGKSTFWDNKKGMQVPTHLIRDLLYVHCETVIDKKVFKSNFFIIHIAGSELYDIQLYPKKAMELLVGEKLVLNCTVQAEFNSAVQFHWTYPGKQMQRAVIDSERRSLQTYTELFSSLTLHNVSQQDLGKYTCTATSSAQMLEESTDVIVHEKPFITVEWRKGPVIEATAGDEAVKLPVKVVAYPTPDFQWYKDGKLIPKQSQSSMQIKDVSEQHAGTYTLVLRNRLAGLEKHISLQLIVNVPPRIHEKEASSPSIYSKRSPHALTCTVYGIPAPEVIQWQWRPWMPCRMFSRRSLNSRHRAARRHQRDRMPECKDWKDVSQQDAVNPIESIDTWVEFVEGRNKTVSKLAIQEANVSAMYKCIASNKVGRDERLIYFYVTTIPDGFEIESQPSEEPIEGQDLQLSCNADNYTYENLQWYRLNLSKLHDEEGNPLVLDCKNVHHYATKMQGELRFQPDSNDATLLLTIPNISLDEEGDYVCEVQNRKTREKHCHKKYISVQALEIPRLKQNLTDIWVNVSDSIEMRCKVDGNHVPEISWYKDEKLVQEVSGIDLADFNQRLSIQRVREEDAGLYLCSVCNAKGCVNSSASVSVEGSDDRTNVEIVILIGTGVIAVFFWILLILIFCNIKRPAHADIKTGYLSIIMDPGEVPLEEQCEYLPYDSSKWEFPRDRLRLGKVLGHGAFGKVVEASAFGINKSNSCETVAVKMLKEGATASEHKALMSELKILIHIGNHLNVVNLLGACTKPNGPLMVIVEFCKYGNLSNYLRTKREGFSPYREKSPRLRIQVQSIVEAVRADRRSRSGTSDSAIFHRFLLHKSRPALPIQEVDDLWQSPLTMEDLICYSFQVARGMEFLASRKCIHRDLAARNILLSENNVVKICDFGLARDIYKDPDYVRKGSARLPLKWMAPESIFDKVYTTQSDVWSFGVLLWEIFSLGASPYPGVQINEEFCQRLKDGTRMRAPEYATAEIYRIMLSCWHGDPKERPTFSDLVEILGNLLQENVQQLLQLLPVEPFLVGKSSPSSKAVYCSSYQEGKDYIPLNDSHSSEDDGFSQVPSSAQQNSDEEDFDMRIRCHSLAARYYNCVSFPGCLTGGNQIRCPSRIKTFEEFPMTHTMYKAHPDNQTDSGMVLASEEFERIENRHRKEGGFSSKGPSRTMELSGEQSDLRGRCRPSYGSQVGGQTFYNSEYGELSEHSEDGSCTPPGEGASPPTLHASFFSEQY